A stretch of the Halomonas sp. CH40 genome encodes the following:
- a CDS encoding phosphoribosylaminoimidazolesuccinocarboxamide synthase, protein MEKRQELYAGKAKSVYTTDDPDLLIMHFRDDTSAFDGKKKESLARKGMVNNVFNAFIMARLEDAGIPTHFEKRLSDTESLVKRMEMIPVECVIRNVATGGLVKRLGVEEGMTLTPPTFELFLKNDEKGDPMINESLAETFGWATPEQLSKMKSLTFKVNHVLKQLFAEGDMLLVDYKLEFGIFKGQVILGDEFSPDGCRLWDAKTREKMDKDRFRQGLGGVIEAYEEVGRRIGIHFPE, encoded by the coding sequence ATGGAAAAGCGCCAAGAGCTTTATGCCGGCAAGGCAAAATCCGTTTATACCACTGACGATCCTGATCTGCTGATCATGCACTTTCGTGATGACACCAGTGCCTTTGACGGCAAAAAGAAAGAATCTCTGGCGCGCAAAGGCATGGTGAATAACGTCTTTAATGCCTTCATCATGGCGCGTCTGGAAGATGCGGGTATTCCTACTCACTTTGAAAAACGCCTTTCTGACACAGAAAGCCTGGTCAAGCGGATGGAAATGATCCCGGTCGAGTGCGTTATTCGTAACGTGGCGACAGGTGGTCTGGTCAAGCGCCTTGGCGTGGAGGAAGGTATGACCCTCACGCCACCGACGTTTGAGCTGTTTCTCAAGAACGACGAGAAAGGCGACCCCATGATCAACGAGTCTTTGGCTGAAACATTTGGTTGGGCAACACCAGAGCAGTTAAGCAAAATGAAGTCACTGACCTTCAAGGTCAACCATGTACTTAAGCAGCTATTTGCTGAAGGCGACATGCTGCTGGTGGATTACAAGCTGGAGTTTGGTATTTTCAAGGGTCAGGTGATTCTAGGCGATGAGTTTTCACCGGATGGTTGCCGCCTGTGGGATGCCAAGACGCGTGAAAAAATGGATAAGGACCGCTTCCGCCAGGGGTTGGGTGGCGTGATCGAAGCCTACGAAGAAGTGGGTCGGCGCATCGGAATTCACTTTCCCGAATAG
- a CDS encoding sulfurtransferase TusA family protein, protein MSDQPITESTGSLMPDTTLDACGLHCPLPLLKAKQALAGLSAGQLLEVRSTDAGSWRDMASFTEQSDHVLEAREQREDVYYYWIRKAGSRAT, encoded by the coding sequence ATGTCTGATCAGCCGATAACTGAGTCTACCGGGAGCCTGATGCCGGATACCACGCTGGATGCCTGTGGACTGCACTGCCCACTCCCTCTGCTGAAAGCCAAACAGGCGCTGGCCGGACTAAGTGCCGGGCAGTTGCTTGAGGTGCGCTCGACGGATGCCGGTTCCTGGCGGGATATGGCCTCCTTTACCGAGCAGAGCGACCACGTGCTGGAAGCGCGGGAGCAGCGTGAGGATGTCTACTACTACTGGATTCGCAAGGCAGGGAGCCGCGCTACATGA
- a CDS encoding peroxiredoxin encodes MGVTLGQPVDDFTAQATGDNTVTLSELRGQQVVVYFYPKASTPGCTTEGGDFRDRKPQFDAANTVILGVSRDGIRAQENFKAKQDFNFELISDKDETLCQLFDVIKLKKMYGKEHLGIERSTFLIDSEGKLAQEWRGVKVPGHVDEVLAAAQALHSGT; translated from the coding sequence ATGGGTGTCACATTAGGTCAGCCAGTGGATGATTTTACTGCCCAGGCAACGGGCGATAATACCGTTACCCTTTCCGAACTGCGTGGCCAGCAGGTAGTGGTCTATTTCTACCCCAAGGCAAGCACCCCGGGCTGCACCACTGAAGGCGGCGATTTCCGTGATCGTAAACCTCAGTTTGATGCGGCCAATACCGTCATCCTGGGTGTTTCCCGTGATGGCATCCGCGCTCAGGAAAACTTCAAGGCCAAGCAGGATTTCAACTTTGAGCTGATTTCCGACAAGGATGAAACCCTGTGCCAACTGTTCGATGTGATCAAGTTGAAAAAGATGTATGGCAAGGAGCACCTGGGGATTGAGCGCAGCACCTTCCTGATTGATAGCGAGGGTAAACTGGCCCAAGAGTGGCGTGGCGTCAAGGTGCCGGGCCATGTGGATGAGGTGCTGGCAGCGGCTCAGGCCCTACATTCAGGCACCTGA
- the bamC gene encoding outer membrane protein assembly factor BamC, producing MSSVLEKRALKWIPLALATALVVSGCARDGFYHDRNLDYADIELGEPLMLPDTRDPRRYGDALPIPRADMLGGVEEAADVRPPQAMRVGSSMEPEFVERREVGDQAWLVVNAAPADVWPQLEGFIRSRGLNVTAVDANRGRVDTDQGQFRLQRALRAGSSELRCEQGGRSSSDCLDALQSYFEGRSASASNSTSAASWQAQRMNENDALAFRQQGERWEVVIPQSVERVWAEIKHFIEQDFTVEGERNLLEANVNDYSFLVNYMTLSERNRNPLEIVFSPDVRQTSQEIRLELNENGDETVLRAINASERDFTADDQRELLERIAGYLR from the coding sequence ATGAGTTCTGTGCTTGAAAAACGTGCGCTTAAATGGATTCCGCTAGCGCTGGCAACCGCCCTGGTGGTGTCAGGCTGCGCGCGCGATGGTTTCTACCATGACCGTAATCTGGACTACGCCGATATCGAGCTGGGTGAACCCTTGATGCTCCCGGACACGCGAGACCCCAGGCGCTATGGTGATGCGCTGCCCATCCCCCGGGCCGACATGCTGGGTGGCGTTGAAGAGGCAGCGGATGTGCGCCCCCCGCAGGCCATGCGGGTGGGTAGCAGCATGGAGCCAGAGTTTGTGGAGCGCCGCGAAGTCGGTGACCAGGCCTGGCTGGTCGTCAATGCAGCGCCAGCTGATGTCTGGCCACAGCTGGAAGGCTTTATTCGCAGCCGTGGCCTGAATGTCACAGCGGTGGATGCCAACCGTGGCCGTGTCGATACCGACCAGGGCCAGTTCCGTTTGCAACGTGCACTGCGTGCTGGCAGCAGTGAACTCCGCTGTGAACAGGGCGGGCGATCTTCCAGTGACTGCCTGGATGCCTTGCAAAGCTATTTTGAAGGCCGCAGTGCCAGCGCCAGTAATAGCACCAGTGCTGCTTCCTGGCAGGCGCAGCGTATGAATGAAAATGACGCCCTGGCTTTTCGCCAGCAAGGAGAGCGCTGGGAAGTGGTGATCCCCCAGTCGGTTGAGCGGGTGTGGGCCGAAATCAAGCATTTCATCGAACAGGATTTCACTGTGGAAGGGGAGCGTAACCTTCTGGAGGCCAACGTCAATGACTACTCCTTCCTGGTGAACTACATGACTCTTAGTGAACGTAATCGTAACCCTCTGGAGATTGTCTTCAGTCCGGATGTTCGCCAGACGTCCCAGGAAATTCGTCTGGAGCTGAACGAGAACGGGGATGAAACCGTATTGCGTGCAATCAATGCCAGTGAGCGTGATTTTACAGCAGATGACCAGCGTGAACTGCTGGAACGCATTGCTGGCTATCTACGCTGA
- a CDS encoding response regulator transcription factor, whose translation MRIAVVEDDTVVLERINKALLDGFEERGIQANITSFESGKDFIRIASRETFDLVFLDWHLPDGTGIGLLDWMKKYLEALPAVLMVTQRQEESDIIEALNAGADDFISKPFRPRELAARAFAAIRRRSLRTSATAQQSELEFGRIKLNSNREVAYVEGEEVALTRQEFRLAYLLLNQLGSPLSRSYLYEYVWGRSNDPNTRTLDVHIHRVRKKLKLTAENGWNLVSVYGYGYRLQTVDEPEEAVIARKEG comes from the coding sequence ATGCGCATTGCAGTTGTAGAAGATGACACGGTAGTGCTTGAGCGCATCAACAAGGCGCTACTTGATGGCTTCGAGGAGAGAGGCATCCAAGCCAATATCACATCGTTTGAATCCGGCAAGGATTTCATTCGGATTGCCAGCCGCGAGACGTTCGATCTGGTATTTCTGGACTGGCACCTGCCTGACGGTACCGGCATTGGCCTGCTTGACTGGATGAAGAAATACCTGGAAGCCCTGCCCGCTGTTTTGATGGTGACTCAACGCCAGGAAGAGAGCGATATCATTGAGGCTCTCAATGCCGGGGCAGATGATTTTATCAGCAAGCCTTTCCGTCCGCGTGAGTTGGCAGCCCGTGCGTTTGCTGCCATTCGTCGCCGTTCGTTGCGTACCTCCGCCACTGCCCAGCAGAGCGAGTTGGAATTCGGGCGTATCAAGCTCAATTCCAACCGTGAAGTGGCCTATGTGGAAGGCGAGGAAGTCGCGCTGACGCGCCAGGAATTCCGCTTGGCCTACTTGTTGCTCAACCAGTTGGGCAGCCCGCTTTCCCGTTCTTACCTGTATGAATATGTCTGGGGTCGCAGCAACGATCCGAACACGCGCACACTGGATGTGCATATCCATAGGGTACGTAAAAAGCTGAAGCTGACTGCCGAGAATGGCTGGAATCTGGTTTCTGTTTACGGCTACGGGTATCGCCTGCAAACCGTTGATGAACCTGAAGAAGCCGTAATCGCACGCAAGGAAGGCTAG
- a CDS encoding M48 family metalloprotease translates to MLRFRCFRTRWLCIVTLALGSYTASSHSVAQNDPLLPTLRSSSEVVSNEEIRLGQAWLRQFRARVPQWQDPISHYYLDRLIARLAPYSQIGGLSTQTLIVDSPSLNAFAVPGGIIGVNTGLFAFAADEGAFASVLAHEMGHLSQRHYARGSARAEQNQLPAMAGMLAGLLLAASGAGEAGMAAAMGSQAAVIQDQLAYSRRFEEEADRVGLQTLAAAGYDPEAMVRMFRAMLNMARLQGNTPPEFLLTHPITDSRLSDTQARAAQLEVSNRRDNNLLYGMMRGRALLHIHANNPQDALTRLKAETPDPDAVIYLEALIMAENGQTDQALQALDRLARQHPDFTALPASAANVAFEARRYAEAISRSQRLLRLVPNYLPAQLIMAEAQLQRDPQTAFAQLRDITTNHPDTPYAFNLLADAAGRSGHNGWGHLARAEYLQLTGRVDRSIQQLAIARDAAEQEGDNNLLGRIAQRRDAFIDYREALDKF, encoded by the coding sequence ATGCTACGCTTTCGTTGCTTCCGTACTCGCTGGCTGTGCATCGTCACCCTGGCCCTCGGCAGCTATACCGCCAGCAGCCACAGCGTTGCACAAAACGACCCGCTACTGCCGACCCTGCGTTCGAGCAGTGAGGTGGTGAGCAACGAAGAAATTCGCCTGGGCCAGGCCTGGCTTCGCCAGTTTCGTGCCCGGGTGCCGCAGTGGCAGGATCCCATCAGCCACTATTATCTGGATCGCCTGATTGCGCGACTGGCGCCCTATAGCCAGATCGGCGGGCTCAGCACCCAAACGCTCATTGTCGATAGCCCGTCTTTGAATGCCTTTGCGGTGCCAGGCGGCATTATTGGTGTGAATACCGGCTTATTTGCTTTTGCGGCGGATGAAGGCGCATTTGCCTCAGTGCTGGCCCATGAGATGGGACACCTTTCCCAGCGCCATTATGCGCGTGGTAGTGCCCGCGCGGAACAGAATCAGCTGCCCGCCATGGCCGGAATGCTGGCAGGCCTGCTGCTAGCTGCCAGCGGTGCGGGCGAAGCCGGCATGGCCGCCGCCATGGGCTCCCAGGCCGCCGTGATTCAGGATCAGCTGGCCTATTCACGGCGCTTTGAAGAAGAGGCCGACAGAGTAGGTTTACAGACCCTGGCAGCAGCAGGCTACGACCCCGAAGCCATGGTGCGGATGTTTCGTGCCATGCTCAACATGGCCCGCCTGCAGGGCAACACGCCGCCTGAGTTTCTGCTCACTCACCCGATCACTGACAGCCGCTTGAGCGACACCCAGGCCCGCGCCGCCCAGTTGGAAGTCAGCAATCGCCGCGATAACAACCTGCTGTACGGCATGATGCGCGGGCGTGCCCTCTTGCATATTCATGCCAACAACCCCCAAGACGCCTTGACTCGCCTGAAGGCAGAGACCCCGGACCCGGATGCCGTTATCTATCTGGAGGCACTGATCATGGCGGAGAATGGCCAGACCGATCAGGCGCTTCAGGCACTTGATCGCCTGGCGCGCCAACACCCGGATTTCACCGCCCTGCCCGCTTCCGCCGCCAACGTTGCCTTTGAAGCCCGCCGCTATGCAGAGGCCATTTCACGCAGTCAGCGGCTATTACGCTTGGTGCCTAACTACCTGCCTGCGCAGCTGATCATGGCCGAAGCTCAGCTGCAGCGCGACCCGCAGACAGCCTTCGCGCAGTTACGTGATATCACCACGAACCACCCCGACACCCCCTATGCCTTTAATCTGTTGGCGGATGCCGCAGGCAGAAGTGGCCACAATGGTTGGGGGCATCTGGCCCGGGCTGAATACCTACAGCTGACCGGACGGGTGGATCGCAGCATCCAACAATTGGCGATTGCCCGCGATGCCGCTGAACAGGAAGGCGATAACAATCTACT
- a CDS encoding AI-2E family transporter — protein MTMRTILKGWVERYLSDEEALTLLLVLVAGFAAIIWLGRMLAPFLTALVIAFLLQGAVSALTRRHVPQLMAVIIVFMAFISVLLTMAFILMPLIWNQMVSLVQETPRMFASGQSWLDELQARYPNLITPDQMQSWIGVASREISQLGQRAITLSLASLGNIMALIIYLVLVPILVFFMLKDREVLVGFTLSLLPQKRKLLTRIWEEMDAQIANYIRGKFIEIIIVGSVAFFTFAFFGLPYSALLAVLVGFSVLVPYIGAAVATLPVAAVAGFHFGISDQFAYVLVAYGIIQALDGNVLVPVLFSEAVNLHPVSIIVAVLFFGGIWGFWGIFFAIPLATLLKALVFAWPRGLQERDAERAAVTDSAPV, from the coding sequence ATGACCATGCGCACAATTCTGAAAGGCTGGGTAGAGCGTTATCTATCCGATGAGGAAGCGCTGACATTGCTGTTGGTGCTGGTAGCTGGGTTTGCCGCAATTATCTGGCTTGGCCGTATGCTGGCGCCATTTTTGACCGCACTGGTGATCGCTTTCCTGCTGCAAGGCGCGGTCAGTGCCCTGACCCGCCGCCATGTGCCGCAATTGATGGCGGTGATCATTGTATTTATGGCCTTTATTAGCGTGCTGTTAACCATGGCCTTTATCCTGATGCCGCTGATCTGGAATCAGATGGTCAGTCTGGTTCAGGAAACGCCGCGCATGTTTGCCAGCGGCCAGAGCTGGCTTGATGAGCTGCAGGCGCGCTATCCCAACCTGATTACCCCCGACCAGATGCAGAGCTGGATCGGCGTTGCCAGCCGTGAAATCAGCCAGCTGGGTCAGCGTGCCATCACGCTTTCGCTAGCCTCGCTGGGTAATATCATGGCGCTGATCATTTACCTGGTATTGGTGCCGATTCTGGTCTTTTTCATGCTCAAGGATCGCGAGGTATTAGTGGGCTTTACGCTTTCACTACTGCCGCAAAAGCGCAAGCTGCTGACGCGTATCTGGGAGGAAATGGATGCCCAGATTGCCAACTATATCCGTGGTAAATTTATCGAGATTATTATCGTCGGCAGCGTGGCATTTTTTACCTTCGCCTTTTTTGGCCTGCCGTATTCGGCATTGCTGGCGGTGCTGGTAGGTTTTTCCGTGCTGGTGCCATACATCGGCGCGGCCGTGGCGACGCTTCCAGTCGCGGCGGTGGCGGGCTTTCATTTTGGCATCAGTGATCAGTTTGCCTATGTGCTGGTTGCCTACGGGATTATCCAGGCGCTGGATGGTAATGTCCTGGTGCCGGTGCTGTTTTCGGAAGCGGTTAATCTCCACCCTGTATCGATTATCGTCGCGGTGCTGTTTTTTGGCGGTATCTGGGGGTTCTGGGGGATTTTCTTTGCCATCCCGCTCGCTACGCTGCTTAAGGCCCTGGTGTTTGCCTGGCCGCGAGGACTGCAGGAAAGAGACGCTGAACGCGCAGCGGTGACAGACTCAGCGCCCGTGTAA
- the dapA gene encoding 4-hydroxy-tetrahydrodipicolinate synthase has translation MITGSIVALATPMKVNGDIDWEALRRLVNFHLENGTDAIVAAGTTGEPTTMSFAEHFDVIRSIVEEVNGRIPVIAGTGANATSEAVELARYAGEVGADYCLSVCPYYNKPTQEGLYQHFKAVAEGSKLPVILYNVPGRTVADLYNETVLRLAELDNIVGLKDATGNLERAEDLITRLKGSDFMLYSGDDATACDFMLMGGHGDISVTANVAPRAMHELCAAAVAGDADKAHQINTRLMPLHTNLGIESNPIPVKWALNRMGYADAGIRLPLTWLSEKYHATVSEALQLAGVIEENVIERK, from the coding sequence ATGATCACAGGCAGCATTGTCGCCCTCGCGACGCCGATGAAGGTCAATGGCGACATCGACTGGGAGGCGCTTCGTCGTCTGGTGAACTTCCATCTGGAAAACGGCACTGACGCCATCGTGGCAGCGGGTACCACGGGTGAACCCACCACCATGTCGTTTGCCGAGCACTTCGATGTGATTCGCAGCATTGTCGAAGAGGTTAACGGCCGCATTCCGGTGATTGCCGGCACCGGCGCCAATGCCACGTCAGAAGCCGTTGAGCTGGCGCGCTATGCCGGTGAAGTGGGGGCGGATTACTGCCTGTCAGTTTGCCCGTACTACAACAAGCCGACCCAGGAAGGTCTGTATCAGCATTTCAAGGCCGTGGCGGAAGGCAGCAAACTGCCGGTAATCCTGTATAACGTGCCGGGCCGGACCGTGGCTGATCTGTATAATGAAACCGTGCTGCGCCTGGCGGAGCTTGACAACATCGTTGGCCTGAAAGATGCCACTGGCAATCTTGAACGCGCAGAAGATCTGATCACCCGCCTCAAGGGCAGCGATTTCATGCTTTACTCCGGTGATGACGCCACGGCCTGTGACTTCATGCTGATGGGTGGGCACGGCGATATCTCGGTCACCGCCAATGTGGCGCCGAGAGCCATGCATGAATTATGTGCCGCCGCCGTGGCCGGTGATGCCGACAAGGCTCACCAGATCAATACACGCCTGATGCCGCTGCATACCAACCTGGGGATTGAGTCCAATCCGATACCGGTCAAATGGGCACTGAACCGCATGGGTTATGCCGACGCAGGTATCCGCCTGCCGCTAACCTGGCTGTCGGAAAAATACCACGCCACGGTCAGTGAAGCCCTTCAGCTGGCCGGCGTTATTGAAGAAAACGTTATTGAAAGAAAATAA